The Vigna radiata var. radiata cultivar VC1973A chromosome 6, Vradiata_ver6, whole genome shotgun sequence DNA segment AATTTAGTCGACtgagttatgacagttataataaACAGTCAACCAGGTAGtcgttgaccaagtcatcagtgttcaactaacttttaatacagttgaccaagtcatcaatgctcaactaacttttaaaaatatagtcgttggggtgcaagagcataacaaaatttcaaaccagaTAACAGagacagtcgaatgtgtggtgcacatagtcgacttcaaccatgtaaaacattttgaaattcttttcttctcaaaaattcgcagagcattgattctcaaaatctgcacaaagattttagcatagtcgagtCCATTAATAATGCAGTCGATTGTGCTaaaactttgtcacacagttataagttcataacagtgcttgtggttttcagctttaaaacatatgcagaaaaaacatatgtaaagatgcattgcacatagcacataaagcatgtgatcacgttccacatatatatcaatcaatcaacataggaacatgtaacacagtacataatcATGTTTGTAGATATAACAGttaatttgcataagaacatgtaataacagcaaacaacatatgcatgttattaagcaatgtgttgtcatcatcaaaaactagattgatagaaattgtgttgtcaacaatctcccccttttttgatgatgcacaaccatgattaataaccaaccatgtttgcataatttaatacaaaacagagtaataACAGATAAATCACAGTTCAAGTAACTCTATGTAACATAGTCAAAcagcaaaatatcaagcaaaatatgagatagaatgaaaatgaatcattctccccctttcataaagctttcatGCATTCTttcccctttgtgcattagcaaaaaaggtatgctctagatatttatcCTGAAGTATCAAACAAAGATGCATCAAAAAGAGTATGCAATATTCAAGATGCAATGATGCTCTCATTAGCACattttaatcacatgtaaatgataactccccctgaaatgcaggcatgtgaaatACAAATGTGTGATAATAAAATCCCTTGAAAATTGTATGGTTCCAACATAATGGGCAGTAACAATGGAATCATTTGGTAGcctaataaaatttaggtttGATTTTATGAAAAGTAGCAAAGTTATTTTTGTCATGGGTCATATGATCAGTGGCCCATGTGTTAATAATCTAGGAAAACATACCTTGTTTGTCTTCTATAGTGTCTCTTTGCACTTGACTGACGCTGTGGGAAGGGTTATCAACCTTCTCTATCATTTGTAACAATTTTTGCATCTGTTATGGAGTGAAAGGATTGAGACCAGAATTGATGCTGGTATTTGCAGAATTGGAATGTGTTTCTACAGAgtaagcattaacaaaattccATTCATTTTGCCCCCCTTTTTCTTGATTGTTGTTGTCACTCTTCTTGTACTATGGTGGTTAACCATGTTTAGAGTAACATTCATCCGTTCATCTTATGACAGTAGGAACATTGTTTTCCAAAATTTggatttcttcctcttcttcttccttgacTGCGAGGCCCAGAACCATGCCCATGAGGCTTCCAGCTTTGGTCATTTCTCTATTGGTTTTGTTTATTAGTAGTGTTGGCTAAAATCTTAATTTCTGCATTTTGGTTTTGAGCCCATAATCATGTTTTTCTTGCCTTTCTTGTTGCATGATGAAAGAAAAGACACGGTTAATACTAGGGAGGGGTTCCATCAGTAAAATATGTGTTCTCACAGTATTGTAGTAATCATTCAGCCTCTTTAAGAAGCAAACAACATGCTCCACTTCTCTGTAGTTGTGAAAAGTCTTGGACAAGTCATAGCTGCAGGGAACCTTACAGGTGCAACATGGTATGGGTCTAAGTGACTCTAATTCTTCCCATAGGATCTTTAAGTCAGTAAAATATTGACTTAGAGTTCTTTCTCCCTGTTTAATGGAGTGGATCTCTTGTAGCAAATAAGAAATCTTGAAGTAGTCTCCTTTAGAAAACCTTTCTTTCAGCTCGTCCCATAGCTCCTTGGCATCCTCCACGTATATAACACTTTCAACAATTTGTGATGAAAGTGTCTTGATGATCCAGGAAAGGACCATCATGTTGCACCTCTCCCAAGAATAACAAAAGGGTCATCTCTTTGTGGTTTCTTAATCCCTCCATCAATGAACTTTATCTTGTTCTTGGAGAGAAGAGCTTTTCTCATGTTTCTACTCCAAGAAGCATAATTGGTGTCATTAAGAACTTGAGAAATGAGGATGAGGCTTGGATTCTCTCCCGAATGTAGATAGAAAGAGCTGGAAGGATTGTTGCATTGGTCTATGTGCTCCATGTTCCAAGAAATGCCAAGAAATAgcaaaaagaaatatagaaCTAAAAACAAGATCAAAAGAACAGAGCACAACAAAAGTAGAGCAGACACTAGGCCTGCTCTAATTCCATATTAGAACCAGTATCTTTGATAAAACCGAAAAGAGTGTTGATATGCAAAGTGAGAGAACACACTAGAGGCTTCCATGGTTCACGGCAACAACACCAACAAAGGCATAACAATGGtatagagagaaaaaagagcCAAAGAAtcagagaaagaagaagaaagcaggAAAAGGTATGTAAAGACAATgtgtattatttttgtattacaaagtgaagaaaggaaccctatatatatatatatatatatacacacacgtgGTTCCTCTAAAAACGAAAGAGAGAAGCAGGATTTGTCAAAAATCCCTAAACTAACTTAACAAACCCTGACAAATGATGCTTGCTCTTTAGGAGCAATATAGTCAAAACAAAGAACATTAATACAAAATATCACGCTTTTACTTTTTGCAACCTCAAAATTTCTAATTGTACTTgcataaatttcaaaatgatattttttagaaaaatagagGCGAcacatacaaatatttaaactcTTTAATTTACCatgttcatttttattaaaccttcacatttttaaatatttgaaccaatcacaaataataaaattaaaaacaaaaatatgtcaaaataaaaacaattatttaatatatctctataataaaacaataatgaacctaaataaataaaaagtcaaaattacctatttttttttatttctttaaaaaacaatctaaatattattaaactcaaactaataaaataaaattcacacaaagttattaataattaagttcattccaaaaaaaattatctttcttaaaattcacttttggGTCACATAttctcaaaatattttgaaacgagctttccaaaattttcaaaacatgattttcataacaaaatttctaaaataaaattgttagatTAGGAGATTTAGAATATGATTTCTGGAACAagcttttcaaaaaattttcggaacaaaatttttaaaatatacgtgaccttttaaaataaatcgtctaaataaataaaatatgtttcagAACTTTCTAGAATGAATTTTTTACATTAGTGAACTCTCTCCTACTtctttttcctaaaaatattttaatattttttttttttattaacatggAAAAGCAGTTACAAATATTGAGGTGGTGGAAGAAAAAgccaaaaattaaacaacatagGAAGGCgcaaataagaaagaaagaaacagtGTCTTCCATTTTGAACTGAGAAGCATACCGTCACTGTTCTTCAGCACTGGAATGGAACAACATCACCACCCGCACGACGAAAGCCCCATACGGGGTTAGAAATACGGCATTCATGGAAGAGAACCCTAACTTCTCTCTCACTCGCGATTCTTCCCTTTCCTCTCCGGAATTCTTCAAACAAGTCCAAGCTGCTCTCAAGCGCCATCGCCCTCTCGCCGTTAATGCCTCTTCAGCTTCAACCCAATCGCATGCCCTGAGGCCAAAGCGCTCCATGGTGGCGCACCGAAACGTCGCCAACAGGTCCGAAGGGGAACCTCCGTCCATTTCGGACACGTTCACCGGTGAAGGTTGTAAGAACGAACCCTCTCTGCCCGTGGAATCTCATAGTGTTGGTGCGCACAAGAAGGTTCGTTTTTCAACTGAGAGCAACAATGCCACTTCACAGCCgcagggtaatttttttttgtcacctTTTACTTGCTTTGGTATGCCGTTTAATTTAGTTGCATTCACTGTTACTGCCTCTTTTGTGCCCACTTTAATAAACCAAGGTTCAAATCGTACCAATACAACTTCATCGAACATGATTGGTTACTAACAATTTATCCACTAACACTCTTTCCTTGTAAACATAAATctttcttatttagttttatatgtGATAAGAACTACAATAATAGCCATATCCCAACTGCCAAAGTTAATCAGGTGCTCCTTGATTAGCTTCCTTCTTTACCTACATCTGAC contains these protein-coding regions:
- the LOC106763625 gene encoding uncharacterized protein LOC106763625; this translates as MVLSWIIKTLSSQIVESVIYVEDAKELWDELKERFSKGDYFKISYLLQEIHSIKQGERTLSQYFTDLKILWEELESLRPIPCCTCKVPCSYDLSKTFHNYREVEHVVCFLKRLNDYYNTVRTHILLMEPLPSINRVFSFIMQQESYDSIDDPNLVENGKNSQNTTENTNSSTNSANPMENEEVHNQRRSNRIERTPEYLKDYIHEADQSSPTSLPTSLFIKNGLKTPYPISNILSYGSLSEKYLKYTLAITASSEPNTYEEARNSLEWTNAM